A stretch of Lathyrus oleraceus cultivar Zhongwan6 chromosome 6, CAAS_Psat_ZW6_1.0, whole genome shotgun sequence DNA encodes these proteins:
- the LOC127093266 gene encoding uncharacterized protein LOC127093266, with amino-acid sequence MSLIYTNLIHPWPHFSTLLEELFKTLFRNSLCLPTKSSHQMDEKCNHTVPNLILLKMESHIGSPVIHLPPPSLRPLCAPQLALVSYACGMLPFTPGSHPSPMLPPPSPSPPAEDEGHHDEGHQSHHHRHGHRHGHHRTSQEDNCCRWAREIDSRCVCEVLVKLPVFLTRPLHEYTVVIGESCTVTYSCGGPI; translated from the exons ATGTCATTAATTTACACAAATCTGATACATCCTTGGCCACACTTTTCAACACTGTTGGAAGAGTTGTTCAAAACATTGTTCAGGAATAGTTTGTGCTTACCTACAAAGTCATCACACCAGATGGATGAGAAATGCAACCACACAGTGCCTAACCTCATTCTCTTG AAAATGGAGAGTCATATCGGGTCACCGGTTATTCACCTGCCACCGCCGTCTCTTCGCCCGCTCTGTGCACCTCAGCTAGCACTAGTAAGCTATGCTTGCGGAATGTTACCTTTCACTCCAGGATCACATCCTTCTCCAATGCTGCCTCCACCCTCTCCTTCACCCCCGGCCGAGGACGAAGGTCACCATGACGAGGGACACCAGAGTCACCACCATAGACATGGACACAGACACGGACATCACAGAACCTCGCAAGAAGATAACTGTTGCCGGTGGGCTAGAGAGATAGACAGCCGATGTGTGTGTGAGGTTCTAGTTAAGTTGCCTGTTTTCCTCACAAGACCTTTGCATGAATACACAGTGGTGATTGGAGAATCTTGTACGGTCACTTACTCATGTGGGGGACCAATATGA
- the LOC127093265 gene encoding protein WHAT'S THIS FACTOR 1 homolog, chloroplastic — protein sequence MFSKTKINTLFHYYLNNNLNIHIHTHTRSISSLKVVWRKDPSLDQAIEHDKRYKQCARVVKEVLNEPGQVIPLRYLEKRRQRMRLKVKIDTFLNQNPFLFDVYYDRIKPKTEPVKFIRVSDRLLRFIEEEKRIFKENEPLIVAKLCKLLMMSKNKVVSADKLLHVKREFGFPNDFLVDLVPRYPEYFRLTGLPGEGKSFLELVDWNPEFAKSVIEERAEEESRVTGIRVRPNFNVKLPPGFVLKKEMREWIRDWMELDYVSPYEDVSNLEQASREMEKRSVGIFHELLSLSLYKRIPVPILGKFCEEYRFSNAFSSAFTRHSGIFYMSLKGGIETAMLREAYEGDKLIDIDPLLQIKDRFAEVLEEGWRERVEQLRLKQEKIKQDMELVATRVSE from the coding sequence ATGTTCTCCAAAACCAAAATCAACACTCTCTTCCACTACTACCTCAACAACAATCTCAACATTCACATTCACACTCACACAAGATCAATATCCAGTCTCAAAGTAGTATGGCGCAAAGACCCATCCCTAGACCAAGCCATAGAACACGATAAACGCTACAAACAATGCGCACGCGTCGTCAAAGAAGTCCTCAACGAACCAGGTCAAGTAATCCCTCTCCGCTACCTCGAAAAACGCCGCCAAAGGATGCGACTCAAGGTAAAAATCGATACTTTTTTGAACCAAAACCCTTTTCTATTCGATGTCTACTACGATCGCATTAAACCCAAAACAGAACCTGTGAAATTCATTCGGGTCAGCGATCGTCTTCTTCGGTTTATCGAGGAAGAAAAACGGATTTTTAAGGAGAATGAACCGTTAATTGTTGCTAAGTTGTGTAAATTGTTGATGATGTCGAAGAATAAGGTTGTTAGTGCTGATAAATTGCTTCATGTGAAGAGGGAATTTGGTTTCCCTAATGATTTTTTGGTTGATTTGGTTCCGAGGTATCCGGAGTATTTTAGGTTAACTGGTTTACCTGGGGAGGGAAAATCGTTTCTTGAATTGGTTGATTGGAATCCGGAGTTTGCGAAATCTGTTATTGAGGAAAGGGCTGAAGAGGAAAGTAGGGTTACTGGGATTAGGGTTAGGCCTAATTTCAATGTAAAGCTTCCTCCGGGGTTTGTGTTGAAGAAAGAGATGAGGGAGTGGATTAGGGATTGGATGGAGCTTGATTATGTTTCGCCTTATGAGGATGTCTCGAATTTGGAGCAAGCTTCTAGAGAGATGGAGAAGAGGTCTGTTGGGATTTTCCATGAATTGCTTTCTCTTTCGTTGTATAAGAGGATTCCGGTGCCGATTCTTGGAAAGTTTTGTGAGGAGTATAGGTTTTCGAATGCGTTTTCAAGTGCTTTTACGAGGCATTCGGGTATATTCTATATGTCGTTGAAAGGTGGGATTGAGACTGCAATGTTGAGAGAAGCATATGAAGGGGATAAGTTGATTGACATTGATCCATTGCTTCAGATAAAAGATAGATTTGCTGAGGTGTTGGAGGAGGGTTGGCGCGAAAGAGTGGAGCAGTTGAGGTTGAAACAAGAGAAAATTAAGCAAGATATGGAACTTGTGGCCACAAGAGTTTCtgaataa